The stretch of DNA GCAACATAATCAAATGGTGCAAGCAAGCCTACTGGAATGGCATTTAAGCCTCCCACAGTCACCTGAGTTTCAGAGTCAACATGCTCACTTCCAGCAGCAAAAAAATGCGCAACTAAAACGTGCTTTTTGGCTGGGTTAAATTTGGCCTGCATCGCCGCGACAATTTTAATCATGCCAGCTTCAGCTGTCCGAATTTGGTCATCTTCAAAATAACGCCGCGCTTCAAACGGTTCAAAATATGGTAGTAAGAAAAATTGCGTGTCCGCAAATTCAATTGGCGTTAAAGCCTGACTTAATTTTGTATTTAAATAGTACTTAGTTTCTTTAAACCAACGGCTCCCCGTGCGCAAACGCGTGGCACTATCATGGTTACCGCTGATTGCCAGAATTGGAAAATGTTGTTTCAAGTTTAAATCAATCAACATCTCATCCAACTGTGTGACAGATTTTTCATTTGGAATCGCGCGGTCATAAAGATCCCCCGCAATGACCACTGCATCAACTTGTTCATCGATTGCAAGTTGCCGAATCTGATGGTACGCGTGGGTTTGTGCCTCAGATAAATCAAATCCATGTAACTTTTTGCCAATATGCCAATCGGCGGTATGTAAAAAGCGCATCGGTAAAGCCTCCTAAAAATCACTTATTTTTGACGGCCATCAGCCGTATTAATCCTTATCATGGCACGGAATGTGGGCCTTGTCTAATGATATCACAAGTAGCCGCGTAAGGGAACGTGTGTTCTAATTAGTTAGTTTGTGTGTTGAACCAACTAGAATCGACTAGCGACCCTCGACAGTTTACATAAAATAATTTATCAGCGAACGACATCACATTTTTAATTAGATCACATAATTGGTGTTGCTAGTGGCATACTCGCTTTTAAGCGTAACGATATTCTTGTATTTAACTTATCAAAATCATTAATATTTTGAGTCTATCACGAGCGACTCATGACAAAATATTGTAAAATGGAAACAAGTTAGTACTTATTCTAAAAAGGGAGCGTGAATTTTCATGCGCAAATATTTAGCCGAATTCCTCGGCACGTTCATGCTAGTTTTTCTTGGGACTGGCGCAGTCGTTGTCGCTAAAGGTGACGTTTTAACGATTGGCTTAGCTTTCGGGTTGGCAATTACCGTCTCTGCTTATGCTTTCGGGGGCATCTCTGGCGGCCATTTCAATCCTGCAGTCACAACAGCAATGTTAATTAACCGTCGAATCGAAGCAATGGATGCCTTATGGTACATCGTTAGTCAAATCTTAGGCGCTATTGTGGCTTCTGCGGCAATTCGCAGTTTCGTCAGTGCTTTGGGCCTATCAACGACTGCTTTGGGTCAAACTGATTTTTCAAAAATTAATGCTGGGATGGCCTTCTTTGTAGAAGCGCTCGTCACATTCTTGTTCTTAATGGTTATTTTAAACGTCACCAGTGCCGCACATGGTAACAGTGACTTCGCTGGCGTCACGATTGGGGTTACTTTAGCCTTCTTAATTATCGTGGCTTTGAACTTAACTGGTGGGTCATTGAACCCAGCACGTTCAATTGGACCAGCAATCTTTGCCGGTGGTACTGCACTTTCACATCTATGGGTTTATATTTTAGCCCCAGAAGTCGGCGCGATTCTGGCCGCCTACTGTGCACGTGTCATGGGTAGCGAAGACTAATTTTTGACATATAAATGAAATCGGCTCACTTGACCGCATTGGTCTTGTGAGCCGATTTTTTAGGTCCCGATTATGTTATATTTCACATATAATCATGAATTATATCCAATTAAAAACATATTTTACTATCATTACTCGTTGTATAGAATTATTTTTGCCGCCAGTGTCGATACCAGGAATGTAACGTTCCGATTAGTAACCCAATAATCACGACAACGGCTGTAACATAGCCAAAAATTCCAATATAAGTGATCCAATTATTATCCGAATGACTTTGAACTAATAAGGATGAGCCAACAATCAAGGCCGCTAGAATGACTGCCAAGACAACTTTGTTGACCATGGTGTCGATGCGATCAATAAACATCTTGCGGTGTGAAAAGACAATGTTAACACGCGTCTGACCATTTTCAAAAGTATCTAAAGCGGAAAGTAATCGTGAGGGTAATTTTGGCGTA from Lactiplantibacillus brownii encodes:
- a CDS encoding exonuclease SbcCD subunit D translates to MRFLHTADWHIGKKLHGFDLSEAQTHAYHQIRQLAIDEQVDAVVIAGDLYDRAIPNEKSVTQLDEMLIDLNLKQHFPILAISGNHDSATRLRTGSRWFKETKYYLNTKLSQALTPIEFADTQFFLLPYFEPFEARRYFEDDQIRTAEAGMIKIVAAMQAKFNPAKKHVLVAHFFAAGSEHVDSETQVTVGGLNAIPVGLLAPFDYVALGHLHGKDALHADRVRYSGSPVKFSVSEAQQQKGVWIVDTDPFKIEFKPLSPERDVRVLENDFATLTNPQYYQQQKQDDYLAIRLTDKRVIPNVMQALREIYPNIIELERADGPVLTDTATAQIDPTLDPMTLMTQFFEQMTNDEMTAQQQTWAAQALTAATKEDN
- a CDS encoding MIP/aquaporin family protein — protein: MRKYLAEFLGTFMLVFLGTGAVVVAKGDVLTIGLAFGLAITVSAYAFGGISGGHFNPAVTTAMLINRRIEAMDALWYIVSQILGAIVASAAIRSFVSALGLSTTALGQTDFSKINAGMAFFVEALVTFLFLMVILNVTSAAHGNSDFAGVTIGVTLAFLIIVALNLTGGSLNPARSIGPAIFAGGTALSHLWVYILAPEVGAILAAYCARVMGSED